The Kitasatospora sp. NBC_00374 genome has a segment encoding these proteins:
- a CDS encoding N-acetyltransferase family protein yields MIRTAVTTDVPVIHALIRELAEYEKAPDEAKATEEQLRDALFGEHPALFGLIAEDDTTGEAVGFALWFRNFSTWRGTHGVYLEDLYVRPGNRGGGHGTALLTELARICVDRGYSRMEWSVLDWNEPSIGFYRSLGAVPMDGWTVYRLTDGPLTALGSTPR; encoded by the coding sequence ATGATCCGCACCGCCGTCACCACCGACGTCCCCGTCATCCACGCCCTGATCCGCGAGCTGGCCGAGTACGAGAAGGCCCCGGACGAGGCGAAGGCCACGGAGGAGCAGCTGCGCGACGCCCTGTTCGGCGAGCACCCGGCGCTGTTCGGCCTGATCGCCGAGGACGACACCACCGGCGAGGCGGTCGGCTTCGCCCTGTGGTTCCGCAATTTCTCCACCTGGCGGGGTACCCACGGGGTGTATCTGGAGGACCTCTACGTCCGCCCCGGCAACCGTGGCGGCGGCCACGGCACAGCGCTGCTGACCGAACTCGCCCGGATCTGCGTGGACCGCGGCTACTCCCGGATGGAGTGGTCGGTGCTGGACTGGAACGAGCCCTCGATCGGGTTCTACCGCTCGCTGGGCGCCGTCCCGATGGACGGCTGGACGGTCTACCGCCTCACCGACGGGCCGCTCACCGCCCTCGGATCGACCCCGCGCTGA